A region of Sesamum indicum cultivar Zhongzhi No. 13 linkage group LG7, S_indicum_v1.0, whole genome shotgun sequence DNA encodes the following proteins:
- the LOC105166933 gene encoding S-norcoclaurine synthase-like: protein MEGCVSREIEVKVSASETWKAYGSLLLAEIGVEAFPEKYSGFKVEGDGYAGTIIQVFFAPGVAGPPWYKEKYLVVDDERRVKVGEFVEGGVLEQGFKSYVVTLEAIEKKGKKDECIMRGSIEYELNDEAALPLVTSSIEGLLGIMKAVADYVIKHHTTTTTN from the exons ATGGAGGGATGTGTTTCGAGGGAGATAGAGGTGAAGGTATCTGCAAGCGAAACGTGGAAGGCCTACGGCAGCCTCCTACTGGCCGAGATCGGGGTGGAAGCGTTTCCCGAAAAGTATAGTGGATTCAAAGTTGAAGGGGATGGGTACGCTGGAACCATCATCCAAGTCTTTTTCGCTCCAg gGGTGGCAGGGCCACCGTGGTACAAGGAGAAGTACTTGGTGGTGGACGATGAGAGACGAGTGAAGGTAGGGGAGTTTGTGGAGGGCGGGGTTTTGGAACAGGGGTTTAAAAGCTATGTGGTGACCTTGGAAGCGATAGAGAAGAAGGGGAAGAAGGATGAGTGCATCATGAGAGGTAGCATCGAGTATGAGTTGAATGATGAAGCTGCTTTGCCTTTGGTTACCAGCTCCATTGAGGGCCTCCTTGGTATCATGAAGGCTGTTGCTGATTACGTCATTAAACACcacaccaccaccaccaccaactGA
- the LOC105166831 gene encoding S-norcoclaurine synthase-like, with amino-acid sequence MEGVVSREIEVKASATETWKVYGSLLLAKIGVEAFPDKYSGFKVLQGNGYAGTIIQVFFAPGVEGPPWYKEEFLVVDDVKRVKIGKFIEGGVLEQGFKSYVVTLRAIEKHGKKDECIMTGSIEYALYDAAAIPLVTSSIEGLLALMKAIADYVIEHQNTTTY; translated from the exons ATGGAGGGAGTTGTTTCGAGGGAGATAGAAGTTAAGGCTTCTGCGACCGAAACTTGGAAGGTGTACGGCAGCCTTCTACTGGCCAAGATCGGGGTGGAAGCGTTTCCCGATAAATACAGTGGATTCAAAGTCCTGCAAGGCAACGGTTACGCTGGAACCATCATCCAAGTCTTTTTTGCTccag GGGTGGAGGGGCCGCCATGGTACAAGGAGGAGTTCTTGGTGGTGGATGATGTGAAACGAGTGAAGATAGGGAAGTTTATCGAGGGCGGGGTTTTGGAACAGGGGTTTAAAAGTTATGTGGTGACGTTGAGAGCGATAGAGAAGCATGGGAAGAAGGATGAGTGCATCATGACAGGTAGCATCGAGTATGCGTTGTATGATGCAGCTGCTATCCCTTTGGTTACCAGCTCCATTGAGGGCCTCCTTGCTCTCATGAAGGCTATTGCAGATTACGTCATTGAACACCAGAACACCACCACCTACTGA
- the LOC105166834 gene encoding S-norcoclaurine synthase 2-like produces the protein MVGGVWEEIEVKVPASEAWKLYGSLLLTKVTVEALPDRFSKFEVIEGDGSAGTILHIFLAPGTAGAASYKEKYTVVDNEKRVKEVELVEGGFLDLGFTVYRVRGEVIEKEGKKEECIVRGSIEYELKEEAAGNAALVSIEPLRAIMQIAADYLTKNYTTNV, from the exons atggtGGGTGGTGTTTGGGAGGAGATTGAGGTTAAGGTACCTGCAAGTGAAGCGTGGAAGCTCTACGGCAGCCTCCTACTGACCAAGGTCACGGTCGAAGCGCTTCCCGATCGCTTCAGCAAATTCGAGGTCATAGAAGGCGATGGCTCCGCTGGAACCATCCTCCACATCTTTTTAGCTCCAG GGACTGCGGGGGCAGCGTCATACAAAGAGAAGTACACGGTGGTGGATAACGAGAAACGAGTGAAGGAAGTGGAGTTGGTGGAGGGCGGATTTTTGGATTTGGGGTTTACAGTTTACAGGGTGCGGGGGGAGGTGATAGAGAAGGAGGGGAAGAAGGAGGAGTGCATTGTGAGAGGCAGCATAGAGTATGAGTTGAAAGAGGAAGCTGCTGGGAATGCTGCTTTGGTTTCCATTGAGCCCCTCCGTGCTATCATGCAGATTGCTGCAGATTACTTGACCAAAAACTACACCACCAACGTCTGA
- the LOC105166833 gene encoding S-norcoclaurine synthase 2-like → MEGRVLEEIEVKVPASEAWKLCGSLLLAKIVGERLPNLFSKAEAIEGDGSAGTILHVFFAPGTAGPPWYKEKFTVVDNERRVKEAEVVEGGFLDLGFTLYRVRLEVIEKEEEECVVRATIEYKLKEEAAGNADLVSIQPLVAMMQVAADYLTNNYTTTTN, encoded by the exons atgGAGGGAAGAGTATTGGAGGAGATAGAGGTTAAGGTACCTGCAAGCGAAGCCTGGAAGCTCTGCGGCAGCCTCCTACTCGCCAAGATCGTGGGCGAAAGGCTTCCCAATCTCTTCAGTAAGGCGGAGGCCATAGAAGGCGATGGCTCTGCCGGGACCATCCTCCACGTCTTTTTCGCTCCAg GGACGGCGGGGCCGCCATGGTACAAGGAGAAGTTCACGGTGGTGGATAACGAGAGGCGAGTGAAGGAAGCGGAGGTGGTGGAGGGTGGGTTTTTGGATCTGGGATTTACACTTTACAGGGTGCGGTTGGAGGTGATAgagaaggaggaggaggagtgcGTGGTTAGAGCCACCATCGAGTACAAGTTGAAAGAGGAAGCTGCTGGGAATGCTGATTTGGTTTCCATTCAGCCCCTCGTTGCTATGATGCAGGTTGCTGCAGATTACTTGACCAACAACtacaccaccaccaccaactGA
- the LOC105166832 gene encoding S-norcoclaurine synthase-like: MEGVVSRKIEVKVSASETWKTYGSLKLAEIGVEAFPDKYSGFKVLQGDGYAGTIIQVFFAPGVEGPPSYKEEFLVVDDVKRVKVGKFIEGGVLEQGFKSYVVTLEAIEVEGKKDECIMRGSIEYALYDTIALPLVTSSIEGLLALMQAVADYVIENHNTTTN, translated from the exons atgGAGGGAGTTGTTTCTAGGAAGATAGAAGTTAAGGTATCTGCAAGCGAAACTTGGAAGACCTACGGCAGCCTTAAACTGGCCGAGATTGGGGTGGAAGCGTTTCCAGATAAGTACAGTGGATTCAAAGTCCTGCAAGGCGACGGCTACGCTGGAACCATCATCCAAGTTTTTTTTGCTccag GGGTGGAGGGGCCGCCATCGTACAAGGAGGAGTTCTTGGTGGTGGATGATGTGAAACGAGTGAAGGTGGGGAAGTTTATCGAGGGCGGGGTTTTGGAACAGGGGTTTAAAAGTTATGTGGTGACGTTGGAAGCGATAGAGGTGGAGGGGAAGAAGGATGAGTGCATCATGAGAGGTAGCATCGAGTATGCGTTGTATGATACAATTGCTTTGCCTTTGGTTACCAGCTCCATTGAGGGCCTCCTTGCTCTCATGCAAGCTGTTGCAGATTACGTGATTGAAAACCACAACACCACCACCAACTGA